A region from the Aegilops tauschii subsp. strangulata cultivar AL8/78 chromosome 5, Aet v6.0, whole genome shotgun sequence genome encodes:
- the LOC109732139 gene encoding uncharacterized protein isoform X1, translating to MHDDLAFPLHLQRISTLQRAAAHPPCATAAGPDTPPRTANAPPPCTFPTPASFHHQRHLVSAPHFPPIPLSRHDPTSSSSTTSPAPACSSSPRCSSSLGRSTCSSHHAQIDGAVQWSLPRLRVVQCCSTPFDSTTSPRGAHHVFAEKTRCTAGPFLLCFTVICREEMAIDEVELEPLEFAEKMHTQQELQQQQLEMLVQILKHCSESQSVILETLQRQLESADLDTSLSIFTPEQIQGIVEKYSS from the exons atgcACGACGACCTTGCCTTCCCTCTTCACCTCCAGCGCATCTCCACGCTGCAGCGCGCTGCCGCCCACCCGCCATGCGCCACCGCAGCCGGCCCCGACACGCCACCGCGCACCGCCAACGCCCCTCCGCCATGCACCTTCCCCACCCCTGCGTCTTTCCATCACCAGCGACACTTGGTGTCGGCTCCGCACTTTCCCCCAATCCCTCTCTCTCGCCACgacccgacgtcgtcgtcctccaccACCAGCCCAGCCCCTGCGTGTTCCTCTTCTCCCCGATGCTCTTCTTCACTTGGTCGGAGCACCTGCTCCTCCCATCACGCACAGATCGACGGAGCAGTTCAATGGTCGTTGCCCAGGCTGCGTGTAGTTCAGTGCTGCTCTACCCCCTTCGACTCAACCACTAGCCCGCGAGGTGCACACCATGTGTTTGCTGAAAAGACTCGGTGCACTGCAGGACCATTTTTGCTTTGTTTCACGGTCATTTGTAG AGAAGAGATGGCTATTGATGAGGTTGAGCTTGAGCCTCTAGAATTTGCAGAGAAAATGCACACTCAACAGGAATTACAACAACAG CAACTGGAGATGttagttcaaattttaaaacaTTGTTCTGAGAGCCAATCTGTCATACTTGAGACT TTGCAGAGGCAGTTGGAGAGTGCTGATTTGGATACCAGTCTGTCAATCTTCACTCCAGAGCAGATCCAAGGGATTGTTGAGAAATACTCCAGTTGA
- the LOC109732139 gene encoding uncharacterized protein isoform X2: MAIDEVELEPLEFAEKMHTQQELQQQQLEMLVQILKHCSESQSVILETLQRQLESADLDTSLSIFTPEQIQGIVEKYSS; the protein is encoded by the exons ATGGCTATTGATGAGGTTGAGCTTGAGCCTCTAGAATTTGCAGAGAAAATGCACACTCAACAGGAATTACAACAACAG CAACTGGAGATGttagttcaaattttaaaacaTTGTTCTGAGAGCCAATCTGTCATACTTGAGACT TTGCAGAGGCAGTTGGAGAGTGCTGATTTGGATACCAGTCTGTCAATCTTCACTCCAGAGCAGATCCAAGGGATTGTTGAGAAATACTCCAGTTGA